The following proteins come from a genomic window of Edaphobacter sp. 4G125:
- the smpB gene encoding SsrA-binding protein SmpB, with amino-acid sequence MSRSLSNPTAAYQPKTTGTKPKDRDPVASGQRDAAVNRTASHNYFLTDRFEAGVSLRGTEVKSIREGKANLRDAYGLLKDGECFLLNAHIGHFSHGNTMNHEELRTRKLLLHKEELRKLEALTRQKGYTLIPTRLYFRNGRVKCELALAKGKQDWDKRETERRREADREARAAMARGQRR; translated from the coding sequence ATGTCTCGTTCCCTCTCCAATCCGACTGCGGCTTACCAGCCGAAGACTACGGGAACCAAGCCGAAGGACCGCGACCCTGTCGCCTCCGGTCAGCGGGATGCCGCCGTCAACCGAACAGCGAGTCATAACTACTTCCTGACCGATCGATTTGAAGCTGGGGTTTCCCTGCGAGGGACCGAGGTGAAATCCATCCGTGAAGGCAAAGCCAACCTGCGGGACGCCTACGGCCTTTTGAAAGATGGCGAATGCTTTCTGCTGAACGCGCATATCGGGCATTTCAGCCATGGCAATACGATGAACCACGAAGAGCTGCGCACCCGGAAGCTGCTGCTGCACAAAGAGGAACTGCGCAAGTTGGAAGCCCTGACCCGGCAGAAAGGCTATACGCTGATTCCGACGCGGCTTTATTTTCGTAATGGACGCGTAAAGTGCGAATTGGCTCTCGCTAAGGGGAAGCAGGATTGGGACAAACGCGAGACGGAACGTCGTCGCGAAGCCGATCGTGAGGCCAGGGCCGCCATGGCTCGTGGGCAGCGCAGGTAA
- a CDS encoding cohesin domain-containing protein, giving the protein MLYSPERNSLAGNAPTGSVLPGGDPGAGVYSGRRLTLFGVKDADERRMGRGKNFSHLWIASRAAQALPALFLTVLFSASVAHAQSAKTLDKRGQDAEARHDYDAAYEDYRQAMIKSPKDMRYRAHFELMRFQAAVSHVDRGRVLRQNGDLQGAYNEFTRAIAIDGGNQTAQQELDQVKKEIAVQLSAAPLQNPQASLPETSDLATIAGPITLRPVSNDPITLHMVEDVRNVYQAIGKLAGLNVIFDPDYTSKRIPVDLVNVSLADALRIVGTVSGTFYKPVTSNTIFVAQNNPTKRRDLDDLAVQTFYLTNASQQADANEVLTALRNLLDQSSKVTLVPSQNAIVVRATPDQLLLAQKLMNDLDRARPEVTVDVAILQVNRDKLRKLGITLPQSITITPQASPSTSSSSSSSSSSGSTTPNSFTLNTLGNMNATNFGVTIPAGTLDALLTDSDTRILQNPRIRATDGQKASLKIGQKIPIATGSYNAGVATGVASIGVQTQFTYLDVGVNIDMTPTVHYDRQVTLKMHMEVSSQQGSVTISGVTEPIIGQNVVEQTIQLKEGEPSILAGLVSKEEDRGLSGTPGLSELPLFKYFFASNSRETKQNEIVFVLIPHIVRESVLTRLNRRAIDTGTSNSFELRQDPTLSAQDEFVGPARPQQIGQPTTAANAASAAVQQLMQQAQPPTPPPPGSTTPPASTAPQQTPAAGQPISLSVAPPAGNQAVGSTFQVSVNASGANDLYAVPLQIQFNPAVLQLVNVDAGSLLGRDGQPVSIVHRDEGNGLVTISTSRPPNVQGVSGQGSVATLTFKAVAAGDSNLALVKVGARNSSQANLPAVGSQSVVHVK; this is encoded by the coding sequence ATGCTATACTCACCCGAGCGCAACAGCCTGGCAGGCAACGCCCCCACAGGCAGCGTCCTCCCCGGTGGAGATCCAGGGGCAGGCGTGTACTCCGGCAGACGCCTCACTCTTTTCGGTGTAAAGGACGCAGACGAACGTAGAATGGGTCGCGGTAAGAATTTTTCTCATCTCTGGATCGCCTCGCGCGCCGCTCAGGCGCTTCCCGCTCTCTTCTTGACTGTTCTCTTCAGCGCCTCGGTGGCCCATGCGCAGTCCGCCAAGACATTAGATAAACGGGGCCAGGACGCCGAAGCTCGCCATGACTACGACGCCGCCTACGAAGACTATCGCCAGGCCATGATCAAAAGCCCGAAGGACATGCGCTATCGGGCCCACTTCGAGTTGATGCGTTTCCAAGCGGCCGTATCGCACGTTGACCGCGGGCGCGTCCTCCGTCAGAATGGCGACCTTCAAGGGGCCTACAACGAGTTCACTCGCGCGATTGCTATTGATGGAGGCAATCAGACCGCCCAGCAGGAACTCGACCAGGTTAAAAAGGAAATTGCAGTGCAGCTTTCGGCTGCACCGCTCCAGAATCCACAGGCTAGTCTCCCTGAGACCTCCGATCTGGCGACCATTGCGGGACCGATCACGCTCAGGCCTGTCTCGAACGATCCCATCACGCTCCATATGGTGGAAGATGTCCGCAACGTCTATCAGGCCATCGGCAAACTTGCCGGCCTCAACGTCATCTTCGACCCTGACTATACCTCTAAACGTATTCCAGTTGACCTGGTGAACGTCAGCCTCGCAGATGCGCTTCGCATCGTAGGAACTGTCTCTGGGACTTTCTATAAGCCGGTGACATCGAACACCATCTTTGTCGCGCAGAACAATCCCACCAAGCGCCGCGACCTCGACGACCTTGCCGTCCAGACCTTCTATCTCACCAATGCCAGCCAGCAGGCTGATGCCAACGAAGTCCTCACGGCGCTACGCAATCTTCTCGACCAAAGCTCCAAAGTCACTCTTGTCCCCAGCCAGAATGCAATCGTGGTGCGTGCTACGCCCGATCAGCTGTTGCTTGCCCAGAAGCTGATGAACGATCTTGACCGCGCCCGGCCTGAGGTCACCGTCGACGTAGCAATCCTCCAGGTGAATCGCGACAAATTACGGAAGCTCGGCATCACCCTGCCACAGTCCATCACCATTACTCCGCAGGCTTCGCCCAGCACCTCCAGTAGCAGCTCGTCCTCCAGTAGTAGTGGAAGCACTACGCCGAATAGCTTCACGCTCAACACGCTGGGCAATATGAATGCCACGAACTTCGGTGTCACAATTCCTGCCGGGACCTTGGATGCTCTTCTGACAGACAGCGACACCCGCATCCTGCAGAATCCTCGCATCCGCGCTACCGATGGGCAGAAGGCTTCACTCAAGATTGGCCAGAAGATTCCCATTGCCACTGGTTCGTACAACGCGGGCGTAGCTACGGGTGTTGCCAGCATCGGCGTTCAGACTCAGTTCACCTATCTTGACGTTGGCGTCAATATCGACATGACTCCGACGGTTCATTACGACCGCCAGGTCACCCTCAAGATGCACATGGAGGTCTCCTCCCAGCAGGGGTCCGTGACCATCTCGGGCGTGACCGAGCCTATTATTGGTCAGAATGTTGTCGAACAGACTATCCAGCTCAAAGAAGGCGAACCCAGCATCCTCGCTGGCCTGGTCAGCAAAGAAGAGGACCGTGGCCTCAGCGGAACCCCCGGCCTTAGCGAGCTCCCGCTCTTCAAATACTTCTTCGCGTCAAACTCTCGAGAGACAAAACAGAACGAGATTGTCTTTGTTCTCATTCCGCACATCGTTCGTGAATCCGTCCTGACCCGTCTCAACCGCCGTGCGATCGATACTGGTACCAGCAACTCGTTTGAGCTGCGACAGGATCCCACGCTTTCGGCGCAGGATGAATTTGTCGGCCCGGCTCGGCCCCAGCAGATCGGTCAACCGACTACGGCGGCCAACGCTGCTTCTGCGGCTGTGCAACAGTTGATGCAACAGGCACAACCTCCGACTCCGCCTCCTCCGGGATCCACGACGCCTCCTGCGAGTACCGCTCCGCAGCAGACACCAGCCGCTGGTCAGCCGATCAGCCTCTCCGTCGCGCCTCCTGCAGGAAACCAGGCAGTTGGAAGTACCTTCCAGGTCTCCGTCAACGCATCCGGTGCGAATGACCTCTATGCTGTGCCTCTGCAGATTCAGTTCAATCCCGCCGTTCTGCAGTTGGTGAATGTAGACGCCGGAAGTCTTCTGGGACGTGACGGCCAGCCTGTCTCTATCGTCCATCGAGATGAGGGCAACGGCCTGGTGACCATTTCTACCTCGCGTCCGCCCAATGTTCAGGGAGTCAGCGGACAGGGAAGTGTTGCCACGCTGACTTTCAAGGCCGTAGCGGCGGGAGATTCCAATCTCGCGCTGGTCAAGGTAGGTGCGCGGAACAGCTCCCAGGCCAATCTGCCTGCGGTCGGCTCACAATCTGTGGTGCATGTGAAGTGA
- a CDS encoding type II secretion system protein translates to MTQGPALSVVEAKDPRGANLSNPEAGLTLVELIIVVAILSILATAAIPIARFQVRREKERELRRDLWEMRAAIDRYKDAADKGAFQVKADSLGYPPDLQTLVDGVEVQGKKVRFLRRIPVDPMTGNTEWGMRSNQDDPDSDSFGGQNVFDVYSKGQGTALDGTKYSTW, encoded by the coding sequence ATGACGCAGGGGCCTGCCCTGAGCGTAGTCGAAGCGAAGGATCCGCGGGGTGCAAATCTCTCAAATCCCGAAGCCGGGTTGACTCTCGTGGAGCTTATTATCGTCGTCGCGATTCTTTCCATCCTGGCGACGGCGGCAATTCCCATCGCGCGTTTTCAGGTTCGCCGCGAAAAAGAACGTGAACTGCGTCGCGACCTCTGGGAGATGCGGGCCGCGATCGACCGTTATAAGGATGCTGCGGATAAAGGCGCCTTTCAGGTCAAGGCCGATTCTTTAGGCTATCCTCCCGATCTTCAGACACTGGTCGATGGAGTCGAAGTTCAGGGAAAGAAGGTTCGTTTCCTCCGTCGTATTCCCGTCGACCCAATGACAGGAAACACAGAATGGGGGATGCGGTCGAATCAGGACGACCCCGACTCTGATTCCTTCGGGGGCCAGAATGTCTTCGACGTCTATTCGAAGGGGCAGGGAACCGCCCTTGACGGTACAAAATATTCCACATGGTAG
- a CDS encoding type II secretion system protein, translating into MVANSPIRRSWLSLRPNPQSGVVERSRGFTLIELVIVMTIIGLLAAIAVPMYIQSVRHAREAVLREDLRTLRSAIDSYTIDKQKAPQSLEDLVQAGYIKSMPVDPFTHRTDTWVPAQDDTFQSLDQTDSGINDVHSGAQEVGSDGTSYSSW; encoded by the coding sequence ATGGTAGCCAATTCACCAATTCGTCGTTCCTGGTTGTCGCTCAGGCCGAATCCGCAAAGCGGCGTGGTGGAGAGATCTCGCGGCTTCACGCTCATCGAGCTGGTCATCGTGATGACCATTATCGGTTTGCTTGCCGCGATCGCTGTTCCAATGTATATCCAGAGCGTTCGCCATGCCCGCGAGGCGGTCCTGCGCGAAGACCTTCGCACCCTGCGCTCTGCCATCGATTCCTACACGATCGACAAGCAGAAGGCCCCCCAGTCCCTTGAAGATCTGGTGCAGGCTGGCTACATCAAATCTATGCCAGTCGACCCCTTCACCCATCGCACCGATACCTGGGTCCCTGCCCAGGATGATACCTTCCAGAGCCTTGATCAGACTGATTCCGGAATCAACGATGTCCATTCCGGCGCTCAGGAGGTCGGTTCTGACGGGACCAGCTATTCCAGCTGGTAA
- a CDS encoding PEP-CTERM sorting domain-containing protein, with product MIIKALSRFAMALAAAALLVPVAKADSLFVGSQAGYCCFNVDLLQVDSTHMQVTVSLTGGAQYFVNSGGGNHPGFAFNLAGDPAVSVTSINAPWTLSSFSPNPVNSNGPSLGTFDYYITNPGNGANAHNPGPLVFTLFNASGINYSDFVANSAGYYFAADIMNADGKTGMSGISNPPTSTSPVPEPSSLALLGTGIIGAAGFVRRKLLHS from the coding sequence ATGATCATCAAGGCTCTATCACGATTTGCCATGGCTCTCGCTGCAGCAGCTCTTCTGGTGCCTGTCGCGAAGGCTGACTCACTTTTTGTCGGTTCCCAGGCCGGTTACTGCTGCTTCAACGTTGACCTTTTACAGGTGGACTCTACCCATATGCAGGTTACGGTTTCTCTTACTGGGGGAGCGCAATATTTTGTCAATTCAGGGGGAGGAAACCATCCTGGGTTTGCCTTCAATCTTGCTGGCGATCCGGCCGTTTCGGTGACATCGATTAACGCTCCCTGGACTCTTTCCAGTTTCTCTCCGAACCCTGTGAACTCCAATGGGCCTAGCTTAGGGACGTTCGACTACTACATCACCAACCCTGGCAACGGAGCCAACGCACACAATCCTGGCCCGCTCGTCTTCACGCTTTTCAATGCTTCTGGAATCAACTATAGCGACTTTGTTGCGAACAGCGCTGGCTACTACTTTGCTGCGGACATTATGAATGCGGACGGAAAGACTGGAATGTCTGGTATCAGCAATCCTCCGACCTCCACTTCTCCCGTTCCGGAGCCCTCGTCCTTGGCGCTTTTGGGAACAGGGATCATTGGAGCTGCTGGTTTTGTTCGCCGTAAACTGCTTCACTCCTAA
- a CDS encoding M48 family metallopeptidase: protein MRPVHLSLAALLVLCTVSYAQTSSQTPSSTPAPPPGSSKPVPGAPTATPEEQKAAKEEASKKADSIPSPGEALDPHIKAGSEDDVNAIGTRNIGGRGLGNWYSTDWEIRNGKMYSMEIEKSAHMVTDPVVNEYVNRVGQNIVKNSDCKVPFTIKVIDSDEINAMALPGGFFYVNSGLILAADEEAELAGVMAHETAHVCAHHAARQMTKMNYAQIGSIPLIIFTSGSWTGYGIYEATQLAIPITFLKFSRVDEAEADWLGLQYMYKAGYDPQAFIQFFEKIAALEKHKPGTLSKVFSDHPQTPDRINRSEEEIATIMPPRPDYIVSTSEFDDVKARLARIENKRKLNDKKDGNKPTLRRTGTTNNDPNNPNNPSNSDDRPTLGRRD, encoded by the coding sequence ATGCGTCCCGTACATCTCAGTCTGGCCGCCCTTCTCGTGCTCTGCACGGTCTCCTACGCGCAGACCAGTTCACAGACGCCTTCTTCCACCCCAGCGCCTCCCCCGGGAAGCTCCAAACCTGTTCCTGGAGCGCCTACGGCTACTCCGGAGGAACAGAAGGCTGCCAAAGAAGAAGCCAGCAAAAAGGCTGACTCCATCCCTTCTCCTGGGGAAGCCCTTGATCCGCACATCAAGGCAGGCAGTGAAGATGACGTCAACGCCATCGGAACCCGCAACATCGGCGGTCGCGGCCTTGGCAACTGGTACTCCACCGACTGGGAGATCCGTAACGGCAAGATGTACTCGATGGAGATCGAAAAGTCGGCCCACATGGTCACCGACCCCGTCGTCAACGAGTACGTCAATCGCGTTGGCCAGAACATCGTCAAGAACTCTGACTGCAAAGTGCCCTTCACCATCAAGGTCATCGACTCCGACGAGATCAACGCTATGGCGTTGCCGGGAGGATTCTTCTATGTCAATTCCGGCCTGATTCTCGCAGCCGATGAAGAGGCTGAGCTTGCCGGCGTCATGGCGCACGAAACTGCTCACGTTTGCGCTCACCATGCTGCTCGCCAGATGACCAAGATGAACTACGCCCAGATCGGCTCGATCCCGCTGATCATCTTCACCTCGGGATCCTGGACTGGTTATGGCATATACGAAGCAACGCAGCTTGCTATTCCTATTACCTTCCTCAAGTTCTCACGTGTCGACGAGGCGGAGGCCGACTGGCTGGGCCTTCAGTACATGTACAAGGCGGGATACGACCCCCAGGCGTTCATCCAGTTCTTCGAGAAGATCGCCGCCCTCGAGAAACATAAACCCGGCACTCTCTCCAAGGTCTTCTCCGATCACCCGCAGACGCCGGACCGTATCAATCGTTCCGAGGAAGAAATTGCGACCATTATGCCGCCGCGGCCGGACTACATTGTCTCCACCAGCGAGTTCGATGACGTCAAGGCTCGTCTTGCCCGCATCGAAAACAAGCGCAAGCTCAACGATAAGAAAGATGGCAACAAACCGACGTTACGCCGCACGGGTACGACGAATAACGATCCAAACAACCCCAATAATCCTTCAAACTCCGACGATCGTCCGACCCTAGGCCGCAGGGATTAG
- a CDS encoding c-type cytochrome: protein MLKPFFCCTLLLASSPQQPTPGPSPTVIPAEAVRMVNPVKTTPESLAHAKKLYGYDCALCHGTIGDGKGDAVADMKLQMKDYTNPATLKDMTDGELFYIIRNGKGQMPAEEIARAKDDDVWNLVVLVRSFSKK from the coding sequence ATGTTGAAGCCTTTTTTCTGCTGTACGCTACTTCTCGCATCGTCGCCACAACAACCCACTCCTGGGCCGTCGCCGACAGTTATTCCCGCTGAAGCGGTGCGCATGGTGAATCCGGTCAAGACGACACCAGAGTCGTTGGCTCACGCCAAGAAGCTTTACGGGTACGATTGTGCCCTTTGTCATGGAACAATCGGCGATGGGAAGGGTGATGCCGTCGCCGACATGAAGCTTCAGATGAAGGACTACACCAATCCAGCTACTCTCAAAGACATGACGGATGGAGAGCTGTTCTACATCATCAGGAACGGTAAAGGCCAAATGCCAGCCGAAGAGATCGCGCGCGCAAAGGATGATGATGTGTGGAACCTGGTTGTGCTGGTGCGATCGTTTTCCAAAAAGTGA
- a CDS encoding cupin domain-containing protein, translating to MSEKIPADDLTRALVIRDVEDALHLGLVGDTYTVLLNGEDTAGRYCLIDMHVPPGGGPPPHRHDFEETFTLLEGELEFTFRGKKMTAKAGETVHVPANAPHQFHNGSKSVARMLCICAPAGQERFFEEVGVQVATRTQAPPKLDGPAMEELGKKVFGLAPKYKTELL from the coding sequence ATGAGCGAGAAGATTCCGGCAGACGATTTGACGAGAGCATTGGTGATAAGGGACGTCGAGGACGCCTTACACCTGGGATTAGTTGGGGATACATACACAGTTCTATTGAATGGCGAAGACACGGCCGGACGTTACTGCCTGATCGATATGCATGTTCCTCCTGGGGGCGGGCCTCCTCCCCATCGTCACGATTTCGAGGAGACGTTCACCTTACTGGAGGGGGAGTTGGAGTTTACGTTTCGCGGAAAGAAGATGACGGCGAAGGCGGGGGAGACAGTGCATGTTCCTGCGAATGCTCCGCACCAGTTTCATAACGGATCGAAGAGCGTTGCGCGGATGCTTTGCATTTGTGCTCCGGCCGGACAGGAACGATTCTTCGAGGAGGTGGGAGTCCAGGTTGCTACGCGAACCCAGGCTCCGCCGAAGCTGGATGGCCCAGCCATGGAAGAACTCGGGAAGAAAGTGTTTGGGCTGGCTCCGAAATACAAGACGGAGTTGTTGTAA
- the queF gene encoding preQ(1) synthase: MPKKDKSKKTTGYTDDHAASGLDTKFPEIETWPNQFPAYEILIDDPEFTSVCPKTGLPDFGRLTIRYMPNKRCMELKSLKEYLFTYRNLGIFQENIVNQVLNDVVKATDPVWARVVGDFRPRGGISTIVEAFYPRPKDSKGPRS; encoded by the coding sequence ATGCCCAAGAAGGACAAATCGAAGAAGACCACCGGCTACACTGACGATCACGCCGCTTCCGGCCTGGATACAAAATTTCCTGAGATCGAAACCTGGCCCAATCAATTCCCGGCCTACGAGATCCTCATCGACGACCCGGAGTTTACCTCGGTTTGCCCCAAGACCGGTCTGCCCGACTTCGGTCGCCTCACCATACGCTACATGCCCAACAAGCGCTGCATGGAGCTCAAGTCACTTAAGGAATATCTCTTTACCTATCGCAACCTCGGCATTTTTCAGGAGAACATCGTCAACCAGGTTCTCAACGATGTTGTTAAGGCGACCGATCCCGTCTGGGCCAGGGTCGTTGGCGACTTCCGTCCGCGCGGTGGTATCTCGACCATCGTCGAAGCCTTCTATCCTCGCCCTAAAGACTCGAAAGGCCCGCGCTCCTAG
- a CDS encoding PEP-CTERM sorting domain-containing protein — protein sequence MLRPLAVFALAAAFIAPTALHADSITGTVSAFGDDTFTSSTIQFFDGFVAGGPGANTGTFGLYLTNGNPINFLSGVLPYTQGQNMVPPAISPVQLFTITENGETFAFHMTDYNAEYISNVTGCLNATCLDATGNGFFTATGVVDYDPTPGSFTFTTQLVNGQTSTTFSASASAVPEPSTLALLGSGVLGLAGLIRRRANAMHT from the coding sequence ATGTTAAGACCGCTCGCTGTCTTTGCCTTGGCTGCTGCTTTTATTGCACCCACGGCACTTCACGCCGATTCAATTACAGGAACAGTCTCCGCTTTTGGGGATGACACCTTTACTTCCTCTACGATCCAATTTTTTGATGGATTCGTAGCGGGAGGACCTGGAGCAAATACTGGAACATTCGGTTTGTATTTGACGAATGGAAATCCAATTAATTTTTTGAGCGGTGTTCTTCCCTACACCCAGGGCCAAAACATGGTGCCGCCGGCAATCAGTCCGGTCCAACTTTTTACTATTACGGAAAACGGAGAAACCTTCGCGTTCCATATGACAGACTATAACGCTGAGTACATCAGCAATGTGACCGGTTGCCTCAATGCCACATGTCTCGATGCAACAGGCAATGGCTTTTTTACAGCTACGGGCGTCGTAGATTACGATCCAACTCCCGGCAGCTTCACCTTTACTACTCAACTCGTCAACGGGCAGACTTCAACAACATTCTCCGCATCTGCTTCTGCCGTTCCCGAGCCTTCGACCCTGGCATTGCTAGGAAGCGGAGTTCTTGGACTGGCAGGGCTGATCCGTCGTCGCGCAAACGCAATGCACACATAA
- a CDS encoding type III polyketide synthase, producing the protein MRITSVGTAFPPHRYPQAVITEALKERMQDKLAMPEVMDRLHTNCGVDYRHIMFPLETLGSISGFGPTNDAWIQGAMQLGQEAIQKALDQAGLTPADISAIFFTSVTGIACPSIDARLVNRMGFPHDIKRTPIFGLGCVAGAAGIARAADYVRAYPKQYALLLSVELCSLTWQEQDSSMAALVACGLFGDGAAAVVLAGEETPHALKPTSVAEPCPRVVATRSTFYPDTEHLMGWSINHSGFNIVLSADVPELVNKELRKTVETFLSEQDMHMGQICSFIFHSGGPKVLLAMENSLNLPSGALSASWNSLRRHGNLSSASVLTVMKEYLENRPGSPGCYSMMGAMGPAFCSELLLLQW; encoded by the coding sequence ATGCGCATTACATCCGTCGGTACGGCATTTCCGCCTCACCGTTATCCCCAGGCCGTGATTACGGAAGCATTGAAAGAGCGTATGCAAGACAAGCTGGCGATGCCCGAAGTCATGGATCGCCTTCACACGAACTGTGGCGTGGACTACCGTCACATCATGTTTCCACTGGAAACCCTGGGAAGCATCTCAGGCTTTGGTCCAACGAATGATGCCTGGATCCAGGGAGCTATGCAGCTTGGACAAGAGGCCATTCAGAAGGCACTGGACCAGGCTGGTCTGACTCCCGCAGATATCTCAGCCATCTTCTTTACTTCAGTCACCGGCATTGCGTGTCCAAGCATCGATGCTCGCCTTGTGAATCGAATGGGCTTTCCGCACGACATCAAGCGCACCCCTATCTTCGGATTAGGCTGCGTCGCCGGGGCAGCGGGCATTGCGCGCGCAGCAGATTATGTCCGAGCGTATCCAAAACAATATGCATTGTTGCTCTCCGTCGAACTCTGTTCGCTCACCTGGCAGGAACAGGACTCCTCTATGGCAGCACTTGTTGCATGCGGATTGTTTGGTGATGGCGCAGCCGCAGTCGTGCTTGCCGGAGAAGAGACGCCGCATGCTCTAAAGCCGACGAGCGTAGCGGAACCGTGTCCTCGGGTGGTGGCGACAAGGTCTACGTTCTATCCGGATACGGAGCATCTGATGGGATGGAGCATCAACCATAGCGGATTTAATATTGTGCTTTCAGCAGATGTACCCGAACTGGTCAACAAAGAGCTGCGAAAGACCGTAGAAACATTTCTTAGCGAACAGGATATGCACATGGGACAGATCTGCAGTTTCATCTTCCATAGCGGTGGCCCCAAGGTGCTGCTGGCGATGGAAAACAGTCTGAATCTTCCCTCAGGAGCCCTTTCAGCCTCGTGGAACAGCCTGCGCCGACACGGGAATCTTTCGTCAGCCTCTGTGCTCACCGTGATGAAGGAGTATCTGGAGAATCGCCCGGGGAGTCCAGGCTGTTACAGCATGATGGGAGCAATGGGACCGGCATTCTGCTCAGAGCTATTGTTGCTGCAATGGTAA
- a CDS encoding RidA family protein: MASSTRRGLLKNAAAAATGAVMAAPVASAQTAARTVKKDATGKTPGPFPFTPVVSFGNLLFVSGVGCRVPGTIEENTKWVLDEIEKYLIASGSSLEKVLKVNVFMEDIKDFDRMNAVYKTRKWGTVFPARNTVQPAKLPAGDYGLAIDCVAYV, from the coding sequence ATGGCATCATCGACACGCAGAGGTCTCTTGAAGAACGCAGCTGCAGCCGCAACGGGAGCCGTCATGGCCGCCCCTGTGGCATCGGCTCAAACGGCGGCGCGTACCGTCAAAAAAGACGCTACCGGAAAAACTCCAGGTCCTTTTCCGTTTACGCCTGTCGTCTCGTTTGGCAATCTCCTCTTCGTCTCCGGTGTCGGATGCCGGGTTCCCGGAACCATCGAGGAAAATACCAAATGGGTCCTTGATGAGATCGAAAAATATCTTATTGCCTCTGGCTCATCGCTCGAGAAGGTACTGAAGGTCAATGTTTTTATGGAAGACATCAAAGACTTCGACCGCATGAACGCTGTGTACAAGACCCGTAAGTGGGGCACAGTCTTTCCGGCACGCAATACGGTTCAGCCTGCCAAACTTCCTGCGGGTGACTACGGCCTCGCGATCGACTGCGTTGCCTACGTGTGA